In Hymenobacter volaticus, the genomic window CCTATGAGTTTTTTGGCTGGGTTTCGGCAGCAGAAGGATTTGTATATATATCAGGTCTAACGGCAGGTCTTGTATATTATCACAAGTATGTAGAAAGAGGAGAACAGCACGTTGTAAAGGCTGCAAGAGATAGAGTTGTAACGTTATACAAGTATCACTTAGCTTTGCTGTTCTTTGCTTTTTTAATTATTATTTCAAATTTCTATATAACTGAGTATTGGTCTCAATATTATGGTTATTTGTTTCAGAAGCCATTATTATCTATACTACTAAGTAGTGCTCTCTTATATCAGCCTATGTTTATGGATATTTTGCCAATGTACACAATATTTGTGGCTTTTATCCCTATTCTAGTTAAATGCTTTAACAAAGGACTGGTATGGCAGGTGCTTGCTACTTCGATAGCTATATACATAGCAGGCACTCTCATTCATCCTTATCATGTCATAGATACTTTAGTTTCGAACAAGAATATACAAACTGGTTTCTATAATTTACTATGCTGGCAGCTGCTATTTGTTATGGGCGCAATTTCAGGATTTATGTTTTATAATAATAAAACTAAAAAACTGATTAGCAATAGTTATATAGTATACATTTGCGCATTTGTTGCTCTGGTGTTATTTGTTGAGAAGAACTTGCACTTTGGGATTGCAGAAATCAATATTGATAGATTGACTGAGAAGCCTGGCTTAGGAATCATAAGATTAGTTAACTTCATTGTCCTGTGTTTTTTGGTTATACATGTCGCGTCTCGTAATAAAAATTGGTTTGTTAATAAATACATATGTTATTTGGGTAA contains:
- the opgC gene encoding OpgC domain-containing protein, encoding MKRSAQLDFFRGLLLIVITIDHALTYNNIIKRFTYEFFGWVSAAEGFVYISGLTAGLVYYHKYVERGEQHVVKAARDRVVTLYKYHLALLFFAFLIIISNFYITEYWSQYYGYLFQKPLLSILLSSALLYQPMFMDILPMYTIFVAFIPILVKCFNKGLVWQVLATSIAIYIAGTLIHPYHVIDTLVSNKNIQTGFYNLLCWQLLFVMGAISGFMFYNNKTKKLISNSYIVYICAFVALVLFVEKNLHFGIAEINIDRLTEKPGLGIIRLVNFIVLCFLVIHVASRNKNWFVNKYICYLGKYSLEVFSFHIILIITFMPLKVYLNNICTIKLTDNFYLYPLSSLFVLFLLVPALYLAPTLVNKRIVPITK